One Dethiosulfovibrio faecalis genomic region harbors:
- a CDS encoding V-type ATPase subunit, with amino-acid sequence MRSWKDTLTFGDDYGYLNARLGGEWGYFYPYSFFYGMADKNLEELEQIFLSSPYSSHYRKELATSETSVLERIKRSMAAGSAEKFRKMKNWSPEEGKILMPIISIRADIYNGRALIRKYHSDRAPVTAPKWHDYGFLGGDFFDEIWREGNHVAEAIELCYRLGSPAAFALSEALDVLQSSGNLAMAERNYLKGLLSICYGSLKRKNDNYALVEDYLGRTVDLWNLLIWFRRNSGDSAFPVEYLDGGAFFPVNRLEESKTIKSLLRHTPWMEASISEEDRHSEVGRILQDKFFRWQISQRRKSFMGIGVAMAYMARQIVEWRNMELLAVGLAAELSPERIRTLLWKI; translated from the coding sequence ATGAGGTCATGGAAAGACACCCTGACGTTCGGGGACGACTACGGCTATCTTAACGCGAGGCTTGGAGGAGAATGGGGGTATTTCTACCCTTATTCCTTTTTTTACGGTATGGCGGACAAGAATTTGGAAGAGCTGGAACAGATCTTCCTTTCGAGCCCTTATTCATCCCACTATCGTAAGGAGTTAGCCACCTCGGAGACGTCGGTTTTAGAGCGCATAAAGAGGTCTATGGCGGCGGGATCGGCGGAGAAATTTCGTAAGATGAAAAACTGGTCTCCCGAAGAGGGGAAGATCTTGATGCCGATAATATCCATAAGGGCCGATATATACAACGGCAGAGCTCTGATAAGAAAGTATCACAGCGATAGAGCTCCTGTTACAGCGCCTAAATGGCATGATTACGGTTTTCTAGGCGGAGATTTTTTCGACGAGATATGGAGAGAGGGGAATCACGTAGCGGAGGCTATCGAGCTGTGTTACCGTCTAGGTTCTCCTGCGGCCTTCGCCTTGTCCGAGGCATTGGACGTGCTCCAATCGTCGGGAAACCTCGCTATGGCGGAGAGAAATTATCTAAAGGGATTGCTCTCCATATGTTACGGATCCCTCAAAAGAAAAAACGATAATTACGCTTTGGTCGAAGATTACCTTGGTCGGACGGTGGATCTTTGGAATCTCCTCATATGGTTCAGGAGAAATAGCGGAGATTCGGCTTTCCCTGTAGAGTATCTCGACGGTGGAGCTTTTTTCCCCGTGAATCGTCTCGAGGAAAGCAAGACTATAAAATCCCTGTTGCGGCACACCCCTTGGATGGAGGCTTCCATCTCGGAGGAAGACAGACATTCCGAGGTCGGGCGAATCTTACAGGATAAATTCTTCAGGTGGCAGATATCCCAGAGAAGAAAGAGTTTTATGGGTATCGGAGTTGCCATGGCCTATATGGCTCGCCAGATAGTGGAGTGGCGAAACATGGAACTGTTGGCCGTGGGCTTGGCCGCAGAGCTTTCGCCGGAGAGGATTCGTACCCTCCTGTGGAAAATTTAG
- a CDS encoding V-type ATP synthase subunit F produces MEDPQRTVVLGRRLFIDLWSLLGLEPVSCETPEMLKDCLPRMLDRDDVVCIVVEESWFDKVPVALKTRLERMEKPLWVTLPTLNIEEHME; encoded by the coding sequence ATGGAAGATCCGCAGCGAACTGTAGTGTTGGGACGCAGGCTCTTCATAGACCTATGGAGTCTTTTGGGGTTGGAGCCGGTATCATGCGAGACCCCGGAGATGCTAAAAGACTGTCTACCCAGGATGTTGGACAGAGACGACGTGGTCTGTATCGTCGTCGAGGAAAGCTGGTTCGACAAAGTTCCCGTTGCCCTTAAGACGAGACTTGAGCGGATGGAAAAACCCCTTTGGGTCACCTTACCTACGTTGAATATAGAGGAGCACATGGAATGA
- a CDS encoding V-type ATP synthase subunit A — MRRESTIWGIAGPVIRAAVDFPVSMYEVVHVGRQRLLGEVVRIQKGTVDIQVYENADGIAVGDPLFFSGNLLSVELAPGLLGSVFDGIGRPLKVLGKEGPFLERGRSIPTVDRSKLWHFIPLLKVGDRVNPGDIVGTVKECDAVEHRIMAPPDFRSSEILSILAEGDYTVNTVIATCDGGDISMFQRWDVRRSRPVGKRLNLDRPLITGQRVLDTLFPLALGGAAVLPGGFGTGKTVTQQSIAKWCNADVIIYIGCGERGNEMTEVLEEFPELKDPYRDAPLMDRMILIANTSNMPVAAREASVYLGITMAEYYRDMGLNVAIMADSTSRWAEALREIGGRLEEMPGEEGYPAYLGTRLAEYYERSGRSVLLGSPEREGSITVINAVSPAGGDFSEPVTQASLRLSGVFWALDKTLAQQRHFPSVQWNQSYSLYEQEMERFYREEVSDLWDDLKAFLRGRLALERELRNLVQLVGRDGLSDKDKWILSFVDILKSVYLQQNAFDDVDASSSLKKQFSLLSNLKRLDDMVVAALSSGARLETISDFPMVRDLLDLRGQDETSMGRNFSSWISKLEERLKASVVEVEDETL; from the coding sequence ATGAGAAGAGAATCCACTATATGGGGTATCGCAGGACCGGTCATAAGGGCTGCCGTCGATTTCCCGGTATCGATGTACGAGGTCGTTCATGTCGGCCGTCAACGTCTATTGGGAGAGGTCGTCAGGATACAAAAGGGCACGGTTGACATTCAGGTCTATGAAAATGCCGACGGGATCGCTGTGGGCGATCCTCTTTTTTTCTCTGGCAATCTTCTTTCGGTAGAGCTGGCTCCTGGACTTCTGGGTTCGGTTTTCGACGGTATCGGTCGCCCTCTGAAGGTGCTGGGTAAAGAAGGCCCCTTTTTGGAGAGAGGAAGATCTATTCCGACGGTCGACAGGTCGAAACTCTGGCATTTTATCCCCCTCCTCAAGGTCGGAGACAGAGTGAACCCGGGGGATATCGTCGGGACGGTGAAGGAGTGCGATGCCGTCGAACATCGCATAATGGCTCCCCCGGATTTCCGATCCTCCGAGATACTTTCGATCTTAGCGGAAGGCGATTATACCGTAAATACAGTCATTGCGACCTGTGACGGAGGAGATATATCCATGTTCCAGAGATGGGACGTGAGAAGATCTCGACCTGTAGGGAAGCGTCTGAACCTGGATAGGCCACTGATAACCGGTCAAAGAGTTTTGGATACCCTGTTTCCCCTCGCTCTAGGCGGGGCCGCTGTCTTGCCCGGTGGATTCGGAACGGGAAAAACGGTTACCCAGCAGTCGATAGCGAAGTGGTGCAACGCAGACGTAATAATATACATAGGATGCGGCGAGAGAGGCAACGAGATGACGGAGGTCCTTGAGGAATTTCCGGAGCTAAAGGACCCCTATAGGGACGCTCCCCTGATGGACAGGATGATCTTGATCGCCAACACCTCCAATATGCCAGTTGCGGCCAGGGAAGCCAGCGTCTATCTCGGTATAACCATGGCCGAGTACTACAGGGACATGGGGTTGAACGTGGCTATAATGGCCGATTCCACCTCTCGTTGGGCCGAGGCCCTCAGAGAGATCGGAGGGCGACTGGAGGAGATGCCCGGAGAGGAAGGATATCCTGCCTATCTGGGAACCCGACTGGCCGAATATTACGAAAGGTCCGGCCGATCGGTACTTCTGGGATCTCCGGAGAGAGAGGGGTCCATAACGGTTATCAACGCTGTCTCTCCTGCAGGTGGAGATTTCTCCGAGCCGGTCACCCAGGCTAGTCTGAGGCTCTCAGGGGTCTTCTGGGCCTTGGATAAGACCTTGGCTCAGCAGAGGCATTTCCCCTCTGTTCAATGGAATCAAAGCTACAGTCTTTACGAACAGGAGATGGAGCGGTTCTATCGGGAAGAGGTCTCCGATCTGTGGGACGACCTAAAAGCCTTTCTTAGAGGGCGTCTCGCCCTGGAAAGAGAGCTCAGAAATCTGGTCCAGCTGGTCGGCAGAGACGGGCTTTCCGATAAGGATAAATGGATTCTGTCGTTCGTGGACATATTGAAATCGGTTTATCTCCAACAAAATGCGTTTGACGATGTCGATGCCAGCTCATCCTTGAAAAAACAGTTTTCCCTTTTGTCCAATCTTAAAAGATTGGACGATATGGTGGTTGCTGCCCTGTCCTCGGGAGCCAGGCTCGAGACTATATCCGATTTCCCCATGGTCAGGGACCTTCTCGATCTTCGAGGACAGGATGAGACATCGATGGGGCGAAACTTTTCGTCCTGGATCTCCAAGTTGGAGGAAAGGCTCAAGGCTTCCGTCGTGGAGGTAGAAGATGAAACTCTATAG
- a CDS encoding V-type ATP synthase subunit B has product MKLYREGYRNIAGIAGPLLFVRGVKKGGYGELVTVEDGKRTRKGQILQVEGDLCVIQLFDGAMGLSTGDTTVWMDRDVVKVPVGMNLIGKILNGRGLDERGEEILFCEDRIPVSGLPINPARRRSPRSFIQTGISTIDVMNTLVKGQKLPIFAGSGLPANEVTTQIVRQAKVRENSQFLVVFAAMGITKRESQYFIESFKNTGAIEKGVFFLNLASDSAAERLLTPRMALTVAEYFAFQKGYDVLVVMTDMLHYCNALREISAAREEVPGRRGYPGYMYSDLADLYERAGSIDGSAGSITQIPIITMPDDDMTHPVIDLSGYITEGQIVLGRDLHDKGIFPPIDVLPSLSRLMNKGIGKDQTVDYHRAMADQLYSAYAKARELIKLRLIVGDDGLTEIEHRYIAFGKSFEESFIDQRGGDRNLEDSLEEAWRALRALPDQELFKLPQEMVSRRER; this is encoded by the coding sequence ATGAAACTCTATAGAGAAGGTTACAGAAATATAGCGGGTATAGCGGGCCCTTTGCTTTTCGTCAGAGGAGTGAAGAAAGGGGGCTATGGCGAACTCGTGACCGTGGAAGACGGAAAACGGACCAGAAAAGGTCAGATACTTCAAGTAGAGGGAGATCTCTGCGTCATACAGCTTTTCGACGGAGCCATGGGACTCTCCACCGGAGATACGACGGTATGGATGGACAGGGACGTCGTCAAGGTTCCGGTCGGGATGAACCTAATAGGGAAGATTCTGAACGGCAGGGGGCTGGACGAACGGGGCGAGGAGATACTTTTCTGCGAGGATCGAATACCGGTTTCCGGACTTCCCATAAATCCAGCCAGAAGACGCAGCCCTAGATCGTTTATTCAAACCGGAATATCGACGATAGACGTGATGAATACCTTGGTCAAAGGGCAAAAACTGCCCATCTTCGCAGGGTCGGGACTTCCGGCAAACGAGGTAACTACACAGATAGTCCGTCAGGCCAAGGTAAGGGAGAATAGCCAGTTTCTGGTGGTTTTCGCCGCCATGGGGATAACGAAAAGGGAGTCTCAGTATTTCATCGAAAGCTTCAAGAATACCGGAGCGATAGAGAAGGGGGTCTTTTTCTTAAACCTAGCCAGCGATTCCGCGGCGGAAAGACTTCTGACTCCCAGGATGGCCCTCACCGTGGCCGAGTATTTCGCCTTTCAAAAGGGCTACGATGTATTGGTCGTAATGACCGATATGCTCCATTACTGCAACGCTTTGAGGGAGATAAGCGCCGCTCGAGAGGAGGTCCCCGGCAGGAGAGGATATCCTGGATATATGTACTCCGATCTAGCAGATCTGTATGAAAGAGCCGGTTCGATAGACGGTTCCGCCGGAAGTATAACCCAGATACCGATAATAACCATGCCGGACGACGACATGACCCATCCGGTTATCGATCTGTCGGGATACATAACGGAGGGGCAGATAGTTCTGGGAAGGGACCTTCACGATAAGGGCATCTTTCCTCCTATAGACGTTTTACCCAGTCTCAGCCGTCTTATGAATAAAGGCATAGGCAAGGATCAGACGGTGGATTATCACAGGGCTATGGCGGATCAACTTTACTCTGCCTACGCCAAGGCCAGGGAGCTCATCAAGCTCAGGCTCATAGTCGGAGACGACGGTCTGACCGAGATAGAACACAGATACATCGCCTTTGGCAAGTCCTTTGAGGAGAGTTTTATCGACCAAAGAGGCGGAGATCGTAACCTGGAGGATTCCCTAGAGGAGGCTTGGAGAGCCCTTCGGGCCCTCCCGGATCAAGAACTTTTTAAACTGCCCCAGGAGATGGTCTCTCGGAGGGAGCGTTAG
- a CDS encoding V-type ATP synthase subunit D, translated as MSQSSATRDRLLEVSSRIKDIAFGKGLLEKKRDAFIRAMEGEKKLFYELQDQYRKLCSSIAAIYGLIRVYEGSHTIDLLRLQHPLLNLRLFRESLMGCRYTRFESEPSEIEHRFRLDMDPALSSLYIEELLFLLEQAESMLWRYITLRSKIQAFERELRKTNLKINTLEHSLLPSLSEEKKKILEVLSERERQERYAIKKLTGKKKRK; from the coding sequence ATGAGCCAGTCCTCCGCCACAAGAGACCGACTTCTAGAGGTATCGAGCAGGATAAAGGATATCGCCTTTGGAAAAGGGCTTTTGGAGAAAAAGAGAGATGCCTTTATCCGCGCTATGGAGGGGGAAAAGAAACTCTTCTACGAGCTTCAGGACCAATATAGAAAACTCTGCAGCAGTATAGCGGCGATATACGGTCTGATCAGGGTCTATGAAGGTTCTCACACCATAGATCTTCTAAGGCTTCAGCATCCCCTTCTAAATCTGAGGCTCTTCAGGGAGTCGCTTATGGGGTGTCGATACACCAGGTTCGAATCAGAACCCTCGGAAATCGAGCATCGGTTTAGATTGGACATGGATCCGGCTTTATCGTCGTTGTACATAGAGGAGCTTCTGTTCCTGCTGGAACAGGCCGAATCGATGTTGTGGCGCTATATAACGTTGAGAAGCAAGATACAGGCCTTCGAGAGGGAACTGAGAAAGACCAATCTGAAGATAAACACGTTGGAACACTCGCTTTTGCCGTCTCTATCGGAAGAGAAGAAGAAGATTCTAGAGGTGTTGTCCGAGAGAGAGAGACAGGAAAGATATGCCATTAAAAAACTAACCGGAAAGAAGAAACGTAAATGA
- a CDS encoding 23S rRNA (pseudouridine(1915)-N(3))-methyltransferase RlmH, with protein MKLSVLAVGKPKDKSILKGIDSYIKRTTPHLPISLDYLPDGRGLSPEKSTERESKAILRYLTPRDHVVLLDEKGSTMTSRTFSSYLFSRLKSAHGRLVFIIGGPFGFSEDVRKRSDEMLSLSPMTLTHEMCLLFFSEQIYRALMISKNTSYHHD; from the coding sequence ATGAAGTTATCCGTTTTGGCAGTAGGCAAGCCCAAGGACAAGTCTATCCTCAAGGGGATTGACTCTTACATAAAGAGAACAACACCTCATCTGCCGATATCCTTGGATTATCTTCCGGATGGGAGAGGTCTTTCTCCGGAAAAATCTACGGAAAGGGAGAGTAAAGCCATTCTCAGATATCTTACGCCTCGAGATCACGTGGTCCTTTTGGACGAGAAGGGGTCGACAATGACCAGTCGGACCTTTTCGTCCTATTTGTTTTCCAGGTTGAAATCGGCTCATGGGAGGTTGGTCTTTATCATAGGAGGTCCTTTCGGTTTCAGTGAAGACGTTCGTAAAAGAAGCGATGAGATGTTATCATTATCTCCGATGACCTTGACCCACGAGATGTGTTTGTTGTTTTTTTCTGAACAGATATATAGAGCCTTAATGATATCTAAGAACACGTCGTATCATCACGATTGA
- a CDS encoding YbaB/EbfC family nucleoid-associated protein, with product MKMNNIMKQAQKMQAQMQKVQASLADDRVEGNSGGGMVTAIANGHGEVLSLKISPEVVDPEDIEMLEDLVLAAVNEAARKGQELAQKKMGQITGGLGGALGGLGL from the coding sequence ATGAAAATGAACAACATCATGAAACAAGCTCAGAAGATGCAGGCCCAGATGCAGAAGGTGCAGGCTTCGTTGGCAGATGACCGCGTCGAGGGGAACTCCGGTGGGGGGATGGTCACCGCTATCGCTAACGGTCACGGTGAGGTTCTTTCGCTTAAGATATCTCCTGAGGTGGTGGACCCCGAGGATATCGAGATGCTGGAGGACCTGGTTCTGGCGGCGGTGAACGAGGCGGCCAGAAAGGGACAGGAACTGGCTCAGAAAAAGATGGGGCAGATAACCGGTGGTCTGGGAGGTGCCCTAGGAGGGCTAGGACTCTAA
- the recR gene encoding recombination mediator RecR, whose product MALPGPFERLIGLLKRLPGVGEKSARRMAFFVFQAPEGYSMELADAILSLKKSLSVCEICGNLTDRQPCNICSDPLRDRSILCVVEGIEDLLSIEQAGVYDGLYYVLGGTVSPLDGEDLPEGSLDGLINMIERGKVSEVIIATNPRVEGDMTYHAVLSALKGMSDLKKSRLSYGLPVGGSIEFADRVTLHAAMDTRIFVSGED is encoded by the coding sequence ATGGCTCTCCCTGGACCTTTTGAACGGCTGATAGGTCTTTTGAAGAGACTTCCCGGAGTCGGAGAGAAGAGCGCCAGAAGGATGGCGTTCTTCGTTTTTCAGGCTCCGGAGGGATATTCCATGGAATTGGCTGACGCTATCCTGTCTTTGAAAAAAAGTCTATCGGTATGTGAGATATGTGGTAATTTAACGGATAGACAGCCCTGTAATATATGCTCCGATCCCTTAAGAGATCGTTCTATCTTATGTGTCGTGGAAGGGATAGAAGATCTTCTCAGTATCGAACAGGCCGGGGTGTACGATGGACTTTACTATGTCCTTGGAGGCACCGTCTCTCCACTGGACGGAGAGGATCTCCCGGAAGGGAGTCTCGATGGGTTGATAAACATGATAGAGAGGGGGAAGGTCTCCGAGGTTATAATAGCCACAAATCCCCGGGTAGAGGGGGACATGACCTATCACGCCGTCCTGTCCGCCCTGAAGGGTATGTCGGATCTCAAAAAAAGCAGGCTCTCTTATGGGCTCCCTGTTGGAGGAAGCATAGAATTTGCCGATAGGGTGACTCTCCATGCCGCTATGGATACCAGAATTTTTGTCTCCGGAGAAGATTGA
- a CDS encoding PIN/TRAM domain-containing protein encodes MTEGLIKIMKFICRVLLALLGGMAGYQLAFAIVPHLSEWIGTDRFLSKFALSGICVFICGSIGFLIAPFFLRILGLIGTLFEKHLQSTKWQDISAATTGLFVGLLLANLVAMPFSGLPVGPYVAVFLNIVIGYVLARLFVKRQNDIRGVLAPFVGLKQKIASFKGKGNEVVIEDMEGNTAMSMAIPGKILDTSVIIDGRILDIAKTGFLEGAIILPRFILTELQSVADSKDPNKRARGRRGLDVVKALQKISFLEIVITEVGLKDLDADSVDSGLIVFAQKIGGKILTTDYNLNKVAQIRDIVVLNVNDLANSLKPSLLPGESVVVDVIREGKEPQQGVGYLDNGTMLVVEDGENYIGHRVEVVVTSMLQTSAGRMVFGRIRREVRE; translated from the coding sequence ATGACGGAAGGACTCATAAAAATAATGAAATTCATCTGCAGGGTTCTGTTGGCTCTGTTGGGAGGAATGGCAGGTTATCAACTGGCCTTCGCTATAGTTCCACATCTGTCCGAGTGGATTGGGACCGATCGTTTTTTAAGTAAATTTGCTCTTAGTGGTATCTGCGTCTTTATATGTGGTTCAATCGGCTTTTTAATAGCTCCGTTTTTTCTTCGCATACTCGGCCTTATAGGGACTCTTTTCGAGAAACATCTGCAAAGCACGAAATGGCAGGATATATCTGCTGCCACGACTGGACTTTTCGTCGGTCTTCTGCTGGCCAACCTGGTGGCGATGCCTTTTTCCGGTCTTCCCGTAGGACCTTATGTAGCGGTATTTCTCAATATAGTGATAGGTTACGTTCTGGCTAGGCTGTTCGTTAAGAGACAGAACGATATCAGGGGGGTATTGGCTCCCTTCGTAGGTCTCAAACAGAAGATAGCCTCTTTCAAGGGCAAGGGCAACGAGGTAGTTATAGAGGACATGGAAGGGAATACCGCCATGTCTATGGCCATACCGGGGAAGATACTGGATACGAGCGTGATAATAGACGGTCGAATATTGGATATAGCCAAGACCGGTTTTCTAGAAGGCGCCATCATTCTTCCTCGCTTTATACTGACCGAGCTTCAATCCGTAGCGGATTCCAAGGATCCCAACAAGAGAGCCAGAGGACGAAGAGGTCTCGATGTCGTAAAGGCCTTGCAGAAGATCTCATTTTTGGAAATCGTAATAACCGAGGTCGGTTTGAAGGATCTGGATGCCGATTCGGTGGACAGTGGCTTGATCGTTTTTGCCCAAAAGATAGGCGGGAAGATCCTCACTACGGATTACAACCTGAACAAGGTAGCACAGATCAGGGATATCGTGGTTCTCAACGTAAACGATCTGGCCAACTCACTGAAACCCTCTCTTTTGCCGGGAGAATCGGTGGTCGTCGACGTCATCAGGGAAGGGAAGGAACCGCAACAAGGGGTAGGCTATCTCGATAACGGGACAATGTTGGTCGTGGAGGACGGAGAGAACTACATCGGCCACAGAGTAGAGGTCGTCGTGACGTCTATGCTTCAGACCTCCGCCGGTAGGATGGTTTTCGGAAGGATAAGAAGAGAGGTCCGCGAGTGA